ACTATGTTATCTTCCGGAGTCCTGGACTTGAAAAACGCTGAAATCGTATCAGAATAACTTCCAGAGGTTGAGCGCGGACAGCGCTCAGCCTCTTTACTGATTAAGAGAAGGAAACGAAAAATGAAGGAGGGAGAATATGCTTAAATACAGTATCAAGCGGATTCTCAGTATGATTCCGCTGCTTTTCATCATTTCCGTCATTGCATTTCTGTTCGTGCATTTGATACCGGGGGATCCCGCCAGATTGATAGCCGGAGCGGACGCCACTTTGGAAGAAATCGAGAATATCCGTGTGAAATATGGTCTTGATGCGCCCCTTTATCAACAATATTTGAACTATATGGCAAATCTGTTCCAAGGAGATTTAGGCACCTCGATCGTCAGCGGTGAACCTGTTCTGGATATGCTGAAGGAGCGTTTTGGTCCAACACTTACTCTTACGCTTGCCAGCATGTTCTGGGCGCTCTTATTCGGCCTTCTTATTGGAGTAGTTTCAGCAGTCAAACGTAATCGCTGGCAGGATCATCTCACCATGTTCCTTGCCGTTTCCGGTGTATCCATCCCTTCCTTTTGGCTGGGACTTATGTTGATCCAAGTCTTCTCTGTCCAGCTCGGATGGTTTCCGACAGGCGGCATCGGAGGGTTGGAATCTTACATTCTTCCATCGATTACACTCGGAGCAGGGGTGGCGGCCATTATCGCCAGGTTTACGCGGTCCTCGCTGATGGATGTTTTAAAAGAAGACTATATCCGTACCGGCCGTTCCAAAGGACTGTCAGAGTTCAAAGTCATTAATGGGCATGCACTTAGAAACGCCTTAATTCCCGTAGTGACCATGTCTGGACTCCAATTCGGATTCCTGCTCAGTGGATCCATTATAACCGAGACGATCTTCAGCTGGCCGGGGCTTGGAAGACTTCTGATCAACTCTATTACTGCTAGAGATTACCCGGTCATTCAATCGGAAATTCTATTATTCTCTCTTGAATTTCTATTGATCAACCTGCTTGTAGATCTCTTGTACGGTTTCTTGAATCCGAAAATTCGTTATGAGGAGGGGTCGTAATGGTGGAATCAGCAGAACAACAGCAGACGGAGCAAAGAGTGACGCCCTTCCGGCAGTTTTGGAAATCATTTAAGAAACAGAAGGTTTCCTTTTTTGCGGGAATCTTCCTTTTATTCCTGTTTCTTATTGCGATCTTAGGACCGTATATTGCTCCATATGAACCCAATGAACCGGATTATAATCAACTGTTGTCTTCTCCGTCCATGGATCACCTTGCTGGAACGGACGATTTCGGTCGAGACATTTTCAGCCGGATTCTTCATGGAGCGAGAATATCATTAGCCGTCGGACTGTCTTCTGTTTTAATTGGTGCAGTTGTCGGTACCGCTCTCGGTATCATCAGCGGCTATTTCGGTAAGTGGATCGATAATGCCATTATGCGCATTATGGATGTCCTGCTCGCTTTTCCGGGGATGCTGCTTGCCATTGGAATTATCGCTATTCTCGGACCGGGGCTGTTTAATGTCGTCATGGCTGTAGCCATTTTCAGTGTGCCGGTCTTTGCGAGGATCATCCGGAGCACCACGCTCTCTATTAAATCGACGCTTTACGTAGAGGCGACGCAGTCTATCGGTGCATCCAGCTGGAGGATCATTTGGAAGCATATTTTCCCGGGGACTGTCTCGACGCTGATTGTATATTTCACGATGCGGATCGGTTCAGCAATCTTGATCGCTGCGGGGCTGAGTTTTCTCGGTCTTGGGGCTGATCCTTCCACACCGGAGTGGGGAGCCATGCTTAGTGACGGGCGTAACTATCTGAATGATGCTCCGCATGTCACGTTCTTTCCGGGGCTTGCAATTTTCTTGACCGTTCTTGCTTTCAATCTTTTAGGAGATGGATTACGGGATGCGCTCGACCCGAAAATCCGTGATTAAGGAGGAAGACGAAATGACAGAGCCAATTTTAACTATTAATCAGCTGCACACAAGCTTCCGGGTGGACGGAAAGATGATTCCAGCTGTAGAAGGAATCGATCTTACGCTGTATCCGGGGGAAATCGTCGGCCTTGTCGGGGAGTCCGGGAGCGGTAAGAGTGTGACCTCCTTATCCATTATGCAGCTGCTGGAAGATACACCGGGGGAGATTGTCGGCGGTGAAGTACTCTTTGACGGGAAGGATGTAGCGAAAGCATCCACCAGGGAGAAACGTAAATTGCGTGGAAACCGTATGTCGATGATTTTTCAAGAGCCGATGACTTCCTTGAATCCTGTTGTGAAAATAGGCAAGCAATTAGTGGAAGCGATTCTGGAACACCA
This sequence is a window from Bacillus sp. SB49. Protein-coding genes within it:
- the nikB gene encoding nickel ABC transporter permease: MLKYSIKRILSMIPLLFIISVIAFLFVHLIPGDPARLIAGADATLEEIENIRVKYGLDAPLYQQYLNYMANLFQGDLGTSIVSGEPVLDMLKERFGPTLTLTLASMFWALLFGLLIGVVSAVKRNRWQDHLTMFLAVSGVSIPSFWLGLMLIQVFSVQLGWFPTGGIGGLESYILPSITLGAGVAAIIARFTRSSLMDVLKEDYIRTGRSKGLSEFKVINGHALRNALIPVVTMSGLQFGFLLSGSIITETIFSWPGLGRLLINSITARDYPVIQSEILLFSLEFLLINLLVDLLYGFLNPKIRYEEGS
- a CDS encoding ABC transporter permease subunit, which encodes MVESAEQQQTEQRVTPFRQFWKSFKKQKVSFFAGIFLLFLFLIAILGPYIAPYEPNEPDYNQLLSSPSMDHLAGTDDFGRDIFSRILHGARISLAVGLSSVLIGAVVGTALGIISGYFGKWIDNAIMRIMDVLLAFPGMLLAIGIIAILGPGLFNVVMAVAIFSVPVFARIIRSTTLSIKSTLYVEATQSIGASSWRIIWKHIFPGTVSTLIVYFTMRIGSAILIAAGLSFLGLGADPSTPEWGAMLSDGRNYLNDAPHVTFFPGLAIFLTVLAFNLLGDGLRDALDPKIRD